TGAGCTTCTTCAACAAGAACAAGGACTGAGCGCGGTCTGACAGGGGGAACGCGTCATGTCTCAAGACCTGAAGGACCGACACGACGTCGAGCTGGCCGCCCAGGCGGCGGCCGGCGGGCGGCGGGAGTTCGGCGAGCTGGTCCGGCGCCACGGATCGGCCGTTCGGGCCCTGCTGCGCCGGATGGGGGCCGAGAACTCGGTCGCCGACGATGTCGCCCAGGATGCCTTCATCCAGGCCTATCAGCGCTGTGCCGAGTTTCGCGGCGAGGGGACCTTCCTAGCCTGGGTCAAGCGGATCGCGGCGCGCCTCTATATCAAGCGGCGTGCCAAGGAGGCGCGTTATGTCGACGAGGTCGCGGCGGTCGATGAGGCCGGTCCATCGGTGGACCACGTCGCCCGCGTCGACCTGGACGAGGCGCTGAAGACCCTGAGCGAGGTCGAGCGCCTTTGCGTCTCGCTGTGTCACGGGGCAGGCCTGGCCCACCCGGAGATCGCGTCGGCCCTAAATCTGCCGCTCGGAACGGTGAAGTCTCATGTCAAACGTGGTCTGGATAAACTCCGCGCGCGGCTCCAGCCGGAGCCCACGGGGACTGTGGGGAGGTCCGCTCATGTCGGCTGACGAGTTTGACCCCTTTATCGAGCGTCAGTTCTCCCGCACTCCGGTCATGGCCGATGCCGAACTGTTTGCAGCCGACATCGACGCCAGGCTGGCATCGGGCAGCCGGGTCCGAACCATGGCCCTGGCGCTCGCCGGGCTGATCGGCGGGGTCGTGGCGGTCCAGGAAACCATGAGCGTCAACCTGAACCTGTCCCGCGACAGCGGTCCGGTGGCGGGTGAAGCCGTGGGGCAGGGCATCGAATCCCTGACAACCCGCGCTCAGGGCTTGGCGGAGGCCGGACTGGACCAACTGGGCTTGTCAGGTGTGGCGCTTGGTTCTCTGGGGGCCATGCAGCTATTCTGGATCACGGCCGGTGCGCTGATCGCGATTGCGGCGGCCGGGGTGATGAAACTGTCCCAGGAGGTCTGAGTGTCCAGCCAGAAACAGGATCCGGTCAAACGGATCGCCGCCCCCGACATTCTGGCGCGCAAGGGCAAGGAGCCGATCGTCTGCCTGACCGCCTATGACGCCCCAACGGCCGAGATCCTGGATGCGCACTGCGACCTGCTGCTGGTCGGCGACAGTGTCGGCATGGTGGTCCATGGATTGCCGAACACGGTCGGGGTGACGCTGGAGATGATGATTCTGCATGGGCAGGCGGTCATGCGCGGCGCGCGGCGCGCCATGGTCGTGGTCGACATGCCCTTCGGCAGCTATGAGGGCGGAAAGGAACAGGCCTACGCCAACTGTGCCCGCGTGATGAAGGAGACGGGGGCCCAGGGGGTCAAGCTGGAAAGCGGCCCGACCGTGCCCGAGACCATCGCCTATCTGGTCCAGCGCGGCATTCCGGTCATGGGCCATGTCGGCCTGCGCCCGCAGGCCGTGCTGACCGAGGGCTCCTTCAAGGCCAAGGGACGGACCGATGACGAACGTCTGCGCGTCATGGCCGAGGCCGAGGCGACGGCTGATGCGGGGGCGTTTGCCGTGGTGGTTGAGGGCGTGGCCGAAAGCCTGGCCCGCGAGATTACCGAGACGATCGACAAGCCGACGATCGGCATCGGGGCCTCTGCGGCCTGCGACGGGCAGATCCTGGTGGTCCCGGACATGTTGGGCCTGTTCGACTGGACCCCGAAGTTCGTGCGTCGCTATGCCGACCTTCGGGGCGACATCGACCGCGCGGTTGCGACCTATGCCCAGGACGTGCGGGCCCGCCGTTTTCCTGCCGAAGTCGAGACCTACTTCTCCAAAAAGCCGGTTTCGTCCTGATCGCTGCGTTGCGGGCTCGATGCCGACCCTCTAGGGTCGCGCCGGTTTGCTGTTAAGCGATGATTGGGGCGACGTTTCCGTGGTTGATGTCTTCGAGCAGGTCGAGGAGGAGCTTCGCTCCGATCGATACAAGCGTCTGGCCCGCACCTGGCTGCCCGTCGTCGGCGGCGTGCTGCTGCTGGCGCTGATCGCGGCCTTGGCGTGGTGGGGCTATGACAGCTGGCAGACCCGTCAGGCCGATCAGGCGTCAGCCGCCTATGACCGCGGCATCGAGGCCTTGCAGGGCAATAACCCCGCCGGGGCCGAGGCTGCCTTCGCCGAAGCCGAGAAGAAGGGCAATCGCGCCTATCGCGCCATGGCCCTGCAACACCGTGCGTCGCTGGCGCTGGCCGAGAACCGCATTCCGCAGGCCATCGCCCTGTTCGACGAGGCCGCCAAGGTTGGGGGCGATCCGCTGCTGGCCGACCCCGCGGCGCTGAAAGCCGCCTGGCTGGCTATGGACAATGGCGAGGATCTGGCTGCCATCGAAGCGCGCCTGACCCCTCTGACCGAAGAGGGCCGCCCGCTGCGCGCCTTCGCTCAGGAAGCGCTGGCCCTGGCGCGGCTGCAGTTCGGCAAGACGGCCGAGGCGCGTGAGGTTCTGGTGCTGCTGCAACTGGGTCAGGACGTGCCGGACGACGTGCGTGAACGCGCCACCGCCGCCATTGCGATGATCGACAACGGCACTGCCGGCAATCTGGCTGCCATCGTCCGCAATCAGGCCAGTGCCCCGGCCCCGACCGCCGCCGCCAATCCTCAGGCTGCCGGACCGACCGCCCCGCCGGTGGCTCAGTGATCAATACCTCCGTGACCTCCACCCCAGTGATCGTTTCCTCCAGGATGCCCGCGATGAACCGTGTTCTGAAGATCAGCCTGGCCTGCGCTCTGTTAGCCGGGGTGTCGGCCTGCGGCACTGTACGCAATGCGCTGCCGTTCGGCCTCGGTGGATCGCAACAGCCGACGTCCACGGCGACCGAGGGCACGCGAATCTCGGTGCTGGAGTTCGACCAGCAGCTGGCCCCCTCGGCGGCCTTGGCCGGTCGCGACTTTTTCCTGCCCGGGCCGGTTGCGGTCACCACCTGGTCGTCACCCGGTGGCACAGCCGAAAATCTGAACGAGCATATCATCGCGGCCTCCGATTTCACGGTCGGGTGGCGCCGCAGCGTCGGCTCGGGTTCGGCGCGTGACCGGCAGGTCATGTCTCCGGTCGTGGCTGACAATGGCCGGGTCTTCGTCATGGACGGCGAGTCCACCGTCAGCGCGCTCGACGCGCGTACGGGAGCCGTTGCCTGGAAGGTCAATGTGAAGCCCGAGGGCCGCGAGCGCGGCGGATTCGGCGGCGGCGTTGCTGTTGGCGGCGGCAAGGTCTTCGTCGCCTCCGGCTATCGCACCATGACGGCCCTGGATCAGGCGACCGGCGCAGTCCTGTGGCAGTCGCGGGTCGATTCGCCCCTGCATGGCGCGCCGACGGTGTCCGGATCGCGGGTCTATGTGATCGACGTCGACAACCTTCTGATCGCCTTCAACGTCAATACGGGCCAGCAGGACTGGGCCTTCCGCGGCATCGTGGAGCCGGCCCGCATCCTGCGCGCCTCCAGCCCGGCCGTGACCGGCGACACCGTCATTGCTCCCTTTTCGTCCGGTGAGGTAACGGCCGTCCGCGCGGCGACCGGCCAGCCCGTGTGGCAGGAGGTCCTGTCCCGCACGAGCCGGACCAGCGCCCTGTCCGAGATTCGCGACATCGCCGGCCGCCCGGTGATCAGCCGCGGCGTCGTCTATGCAGTCAGCCACTCAGGCGTGCTGTCGGCCATGGATGTCCGTTCGGGTAATGCCAAATGGGAACTGCCGATCGCCGGGGTCAATGCGCCGCTGCCGGTCGGCGACGTCGTCTATGTCGTGTCCAAGGACGGTGAGCTGACCGTGGTCAACCGCGAGACCGGCCAGGTCTATTGGACGCGAAACCTGAATGAGGGGCGGGTGCGTCAGGAAGGCGGACTTTTCGGTCTGTTCGACCGGACCGTGCGGCCGGAGTGGTCGGGCCCGATCCTGGCCTCCAACCGGCTGATTCTGGTGAACTCCGATGGCGAAGCCGTGGCCTACAACCCCAAGACGGGTGAGCAGACGGCCTCGATCCGGCTGGGAGGGGCGGCCTATATCGCTCCGGCGGCGTATGACGGCATGCTGTATGTCCTGACCGATAATGGTGATCTCGTCAGCATTCGCTGACGGGCCGCAAAAACTCAGCTAGAAGGCCGGCATGGCATTGAAGGTCGCCATCGTCGGCCGCCCCAACGTGGGCAAGTCGACCCTGTTCAACAGACTCGTCGGAAAGCGCCTCGCGCTGGTCGACGATCGCCCCGGCGTGACCCGTGACCGTCGCTATGCCGACGGCCACATCGGCGACATGGATCTGACGCTGATCGATACCGCCGGGTATGAGGACATCGACGACGACAGTCTGGAATCGCGCATGCGAGAACAGACCGAGGCTGCGCTGGAAGACGGCGACCTGATCCTGTTCATGATGGACGCGCGCGAGGGCGTGACCTCGCTGGATCGTATCTTTGCCGACCGTCTGCGCCGTCAGCACAAGCCGGTCATCTTGCTGGCCAACAAGTCGGAAAGCCGCGAAAGCGGTGGCGGCATCGGCGAGGCTTACTCGCTGGGGTTCGGTGAACCCGTGGCGATCAGTGCCGAGCATGGCGAGGGTATGGCGGACCTGTATGCCGCCGTCGTCGCCGCCAGTGCCGACATCTTCATCGAAGAGGTCGATGAGCCGGACAAGCCGATCCGCATCGCCATCATCGGCCGCCCGAATGCCGGAAAATCCACGCTGATCAACAGGTTGATCGGTGAGGATCGTCTGCTGACCGGTCCCGAGGCCGGTATCACCCGCGACTCCATCTCGGTCGACTGGGAATACGAAGGCCAGAACATCCGCTTGGTCGACACCGCGGGTATGCGCCGCAAGGCCCGCGTCCAGGAGAAGCTGGAAAAGCTTTCGGTCGCCGACACCATCCGCGCCATCACCTTTGCCGAGGTGGTCGTGCTGGTGATGGACAAGGATAACGCCTTCGACGTGCAAGACCTCCAGCTGGCCGATCTGGTCGAGCGCGAGGGCCGGGCCCTGGTTTATGTCGCCTCCAAATGGGACCTGGAGGAGGAACCCCAGTCCAAGCTGGCCGAATTGAGCCGCATCGCCGAGGACAAGCTGCCCCAGCTGAGGGGATCGCCCTTCGTCGCCCTGTCAGCCCATTCGGGGCGGGGTGTCGAACGCCTGATGCCTGCGGTGCTGAAGGCGCACGAAACCTGGTCGGTCAAGGTCAAGACCAAGGATCTGAACACCTGGCTGGCCATGGCCACGCAGCGGCATCCGCCCCCCGCCGTGGACGGCAAGCGGATCAAGCCGAAATACATGGCCCAGACCAAGGCGCGGCCCCCGACCTTCGTGCTGATGGCCAGCCGCGCCGAGGCGATGCCTGATCAGTACAAACGCTATCTGATCAACGCGCTGCGCGAGAGCTTCGACCTGCCCGGCACGCCGATCCGGCTGACGGTCAAGTCGGGGTCCGAAAACCCCTATGCCGAGGGCGGGTCTAAATCTGGTCCCGAGCGCTACAAGGGCGATGCCAAGACGGCACCCCGCAAGGTGATCAAGAAGGCTGAGAAGGCCGAGATGCTGTCCAATCTGCCCGGCAAGGCGCTGGAGCAGAAGAAGACCCGCACCGCCAAGCCCCGCATTATCACCGGGGTGAAGGCCAGCTCGTCCAAGAAGGCCGGTTCGTCCGTGGCCATCCAGAAGGGGGCCCGCGGCGGTGCCCGTCAGGTCTCTCGCTCCGGGCGCATCCGCACCGGCCAGAAGCACGCACCGAAGAAATAAGGGCTGGCCTGCCGAGGGCCGGTGTCAGATCAGCGCTGACACCGGCGGCCCTGCCTTCCAGTCCTTGAAGCTGACGGACAGCGGCGGTTCGCGGTGCGGACCGGCCAGATCGACGATCAGCGGGCCGATCTCGGACGGGTGCGGCAGGTCCATCGGGTCCTCGCCCGGGAAGGCCTGGGCGCGCAGTTGGGTCCGCATGCGACCCGGATCCAGGATGGCGACGCGGATCGAGGTCGATTCGATCTCGTCGGCCCAGCAGCGCATCAGGTTTTCAGCCCCAGCCTTGGTGGCCGCATAGGCCCCCCAGAAGGCGCGCGGGCTCTGGGCCAGGCTGGTGGTCAGGTGAATGACACGCGCGGCATCCGAAGCGCGCAGCAGCGGTTCCAGCGAGCGGATCAGGCGATAAACGCCGGTGAAGTTGATCTTTTCGACCTTGGCGAAGCTGCGAGGGTCGGCATGGGCCACGGGCGTCAGGCCCGCCGCACCCATGGTGGCTGCCGCCTGTACCCAGATGTCCAGCCTGCCGAACCGCTCGAACAGAGCCCCGCCCAGCCGGTCGATCGCTCCGCCATCGACCAGGTCGAATGGGATCAAGGTGGCGTGCTTGCCGGTGGCGGCAAAGATGGCGTCGTCCAGTTCCTCCAGCCCGCCCTGGGTGCGGGCGGCAGCAACGACATGGGCGCCAGCCTTGGCCAGGGCCACGGCGCTCTCATAACCGATGCCGCGCGAGGCCCCCACGACAAGGGCGATACGGTCGGCGAGGGGAGGGGTGCTGGACATGGGGTCTGGTAGCGTGCCCGGCCGATGCGTCAAGCGTCAGTGAGCGTGTCAAGCCGGTTGCCAGAGGCCGAAGCTGACGCCCTGGTCATCGCAGACGATGGCACTGAGTCCCGACGGGCTTTGGGAAGGGATCGCCGCCTGACCGCCCAGTTCAACCACGCGATCGCACATGGCCTTGATATCGGCGACCTTGAAATACAGGTGGGCAAAGGTTTTGCCCTCGCCCTGGCGGATACCGAAGTCGGGGCCGGTGTCCCCACCCGCGGCGACGTGGGCATAGCCGGGATTCGAAGATGCCTCGTCGAAGGTCCAGCCGAACAGGGCGGCATAGAAGGCGCGGGCCTTGGCCACATCCGGCGTGTCGAGGGTGAAGTATCCGAGGCGGTTGGTCATAAGGTCTAAGCGCTGACCAGAAGAGAAAGTTGCCGCTGGGTGACGTCGCGGCCCCCCTCTTCGATCTCGCGGTCCAGCAGACGGGTCGGGTAGTCGCCGGTGAAATAGTGGTCGGTGAACTGCGGATGGGCGTTGTCGCGCGCACCCACGCCCATCGCCCCATACAGGCCGTCGATGGACAGAAAGCCCAGGCTGTCGACCTCCAGGGTTTCGCGCATCTGTTCCATGGTGTGGGTCGCGGCCATCAGCTGCGACCGCTCGGGCATGTCGATGCCATAGAAGTCCGGGAACAGAATCTGGGGGCTGGCTGAACGCAGGTGCACCTCAGTCGCCCCGGCGGCGCGCACGGCCCGGACCAGTTTGACCGAGGTGGTTCCGCGCACGATGGAATCGTCGATCAGCACCACACGCTTGCCCTGGAGCACCGCCTTGTTGGGGCTGTGCTTCATCCGAACGCCCTTTTGCCGGGCACCCTGACTGGGCTGGATGAAGGTGCGGCCTAGATAGTGGCTGCGGATGATGCCCATCTCATAGGGAATGCCGCTTTCCTGGGCATAGCCGAGGGCAGCGGGAACACCGGAATCGGGCACGGGCACGACCACGTCCGCCTCGACCGCGTGCTCGCGCGCCAGGCCACGGCCCATAGCCTTTCGGACCTCATAGACCGAGCGGCCGTTCACGATGCTGTCGGGACGCGAGAAATAGACGTATTCGAACAGGCACGGCCGAGCCGCGCGGGCGGGGAAGGGCTTGATCGAGCGCAGGCCCTCGTGGTCGATGACAATGATCTCGCCGTGTTCGACATCGCGTTCGAACGTCGCGCCGATAGTGTCCAGGGCGCAGGTCTCAGACGCCAGGACCCAGGTATCACCCAGACGGCCCAGGACCAGGGGGCGGATGCCCAGGGGGTCGCGCGCACCGATCATCTTGGTGCGGGTCAGGCAGACCAGCGCATAACCGCCCTCGATCCGGCTGACGGCATCGATGAAGCGATCGACGATCTTGGCCTTACGGCTGCGAGCGATCAGATGGAGGATGACCTCCGAGTCCGAAGTCGACTGAAAGATCGCGCCTTCGCCGACCAGCTGGCTGTGCAGGTATTTGAAGTTGGTCAGGTTGCCGTTGTGGGCGATGGCGATGCCGCCCTGATCCAAATCGGCGAACATCGGCTGGATATTGCGCAGAAAGCTGCCGCCAGCGGTCGAATAGCGGGTGTGTCCGATGGCGGCCGAGCCAGGCAGCCGCTCGGGCAGATCGGGACCACCGAAGGCTTCGCCCACCAGGCCCTGATGACGTTCGGTGTGAAAGCGCTGATCCTTCACGCTGGCAATGCCGCACGCCTCCTGGCCGCGGTGCTGCAGGGCGTGCAGGCCCAGGGCGGCGACGGAAGAGGCCTCGTCCCCGTCGGTACTCCAGACACCCACGACCCCGCACTCCAGCCGCAGCTGGTCGTCTTCGGGCTCGCGCCAGTGGGGTCGATGAACGACGGGATCGGCGATCAGATGGCGCATCGTCGGGACTCCGATGACCGATTACCTGGAACTAGGGGGCTTGGTCGGGCGACGTAGGCTCAGTTTTTGGCGCAGGCAAGGCATCGTCGCTGGAAAAACCTTTCCGCACGGACGAATCCACGACCGGCGCCAGGGCGTCGGCACCGCGGCCGATGCCCGGAAGGACGATCTGGATCAGGCGCGCCGCCCCGGCACTGACTGGATACAGGGCCGCAGTGCCCAGCCAGCGTGGTGTGCGCTCGCCTGGCAGGGCGGCAACGATCACCAAGTGCACCGCTCCGATCAGGACCAGTCCCCGTGCCGCACCGACGAAGATACCCAGGATACGATCCACACCACCCAGCTGGGGATGGGCCTGGGCCCGCTTCGACAGGACCGACCCGAAGATGCGGATGCCGAAATAAACGGTCAGGAAGGACACCAGGGCCGCCGAAATCGTGCCCGCCCAGTCAGGATTGACCAGGGCCCGGCCCAGCGGAGCGGTTAGCGGCAGGGCGACCAGAGCAAGGAACGCCGCCAGCACGAAGCTCAGCAGGGTCACGATCTCCCGCGTCCCACCGCGCACCCATCCGGCGGCTGCGGAACCCAAGATGACCACGAGGGCGAAGAGATCGTAAGGCGTCACGCGTGGGGCCTCGGATGAGCAGACCTACTTACCGTAGCGGCTTTGCGAGATTCGATCGACCGCTTCCGTCAATCGGCTGACCGGGGTGGTGGTGACGCCCTGATCCTTTACAGCCAGTTGTGGGCATAGGGCCCGATCGAAGCCCAGTTTGCTGGCCTCGCGCAGGCGCGCTTCTGCGCGTCCCACTGCCCGGACCTCTCCCGACAGGCTTATCTCGCCGAAGACGACGCAGCCTTGGGGCAGGGGTTTGTCCGTCGCTGAACTGATCAGGGCGGCGGCAGCCGCCAGGTCGGCAGCGGGTTCGTTGATCCGCAGGCCGCCGGCGACGTTCAGATAGACATCCTGATCTCCGAAGCCGAAGCCGCAGCGCGCCTCCAACACCGCCAGGACCATGTTCAGGCGACCTGTGTCCCAGCCGACGACCGCGCGGCGCGGCGTGCCATATGCAGATTTTGACACCAGAGCCTGCATCTCCACCAGGACCGGGCGCGAGCCTTCGATGCCGGCAAAGACGGCCGCACCGGGGGCCCGGTCCTTACCCTCGCCGAGAAACAGCGCCGAGGGATTGGAAACTTCGCGAAGACCCGCATCCCCCATCTCGAAGACCCCGATCTCGTCGGTGGCCCCGAACCGGTTCTTGCCAGCCCGCAGGATGCGAAACGGATAACCGCGCTCGCCCTCGAAGCTGAGGACAGCATCGACCATGTGCTCGACCACACGCGGACCGGCGACCTGCCCGTCCTTGGTGACGTGACCGACCAGGATGACCGCGACGCCCTGCGACTTGGCCAGTCGAACCATTTCCCCGGCGCAGGCTCTGACCTGGGTAATGGAGCCGGGGCCGGCCTCATGGACATCGGACCAGAGGGTCTGGATGGAGTCGACCACCACGATGTCGAACGGCTCGCGTTTCAGCGTCGCCAGGATGTCGCGAAGGGCTGTCGCGGCGGCCAGATTGACGGGCGCTTTTTCAAGCCCCATGCGCTTGGCGCGAGAGCGGATCTGTTCGACCGCTTCTTCCCCCGAAATATAGGCGACGCGGGCTCCGTTCATGGCGGCGCGTCCGCAGACGTCGAGCAACAGCGTCGACTTGCCGACACCGGGGTCACCGGACAGCAGGATGGCTGAGCCCGGCACGACGCCACCGCCGCAGACGCGGTCGAACTCTGCCACGCCGGTCACGATGCGTGGTGGCTCAGGGGTATCAGATTCCAGGGACTCGAACTGAACGCCGCGCGTGCGGGACGTGCTGACGGCCTTCATCGCCCCGGGAGGCGCGGACTGGGCCTCCGCGACGATGGTGTTCCATTGACCGCAGGCCCCGCATTGACCGGACCACTTGCCGTGAACCGCCCCACAGGACTGACAGACGTAGATCGTGGAGTCCTTGGCCATGGCTCACCCATATCACCTGCCGACGATTCGAGATCGGGTCAGCGGGTGATGCCGGGGCGATGCGTCAGAAGCGGTCGTGGGTCAGGTGATCTGCTTGGCCGAGACGGGATCGCTGGCCGGGAAGGTCTCTTCCACCCCCTCGTCTACCAAGGCCTCCTGCCGGTCTTCAGCCTCTTTCAGATTGGGGGCCAGCTGGTCGGGCTTGCCTGTCGTTCGCTCAGCGGGACGGGCGTGCGGGGTGTCGGTGTCGCAATCCTCGCGGACGGTTTTGGCGGTGTCATTCATGGCGCGGTCCTTTCGATGGGGGTTTCGGCATCGGGGCCGTAACCGAGATCAGCGATGTCGTCGTCAGAGAGGCGTTTGGCCTCCCAATCGGCGGCACTGGCCTGGGCCCCGCGCTGGTTCCGCATCAGGCCGGTGTAGACCAGCTCCACCTCGTCGGATCCCTGTTCGCCCCGGCTTTCGGCGTCGATCTCGGTCTTTTTCGAGCGGTCCACGCCCAACAGAGCGTCGGCCTCGGCCTCGATGCCGTCGAGTGCGAGCTGGTCGTCCAGGTCGGACACCTCTTCGTCCTCGTCGAAATCTTCTTCGTCGGCATCACCATCGGCCTGGGTGACGTCGAGGACCTGGTCGGTCTCGTCCAGCAGCAGGTCGCCGTCGCCGTCGTCGTCCAGATGGGTCTCGTCGTAGACTTCGGCTTGATCCTGGCTGTCGAAGTCGGTGTCGGGTTGGGCCATGGTTGTCTCCTCTTGCCCATCACAACGCAGGCCGAAGAGACGATGTTCCTGATCAATCCGTCAGGCCTGGTTGTCGCGCCATTCTGACAGGGCAGAGGCCAGCCGATCCATGACAGGCCCCCATTCGCCAAATCCTTCGATCGGAAAGGCACGGGTCCCAGGGTAGCAGGGGTATCGGTCGGTACCGAACCGGGTCCAGGCGTCGGGCGTGGTGATCGCCCACCAGACCGCACCTGACGCCGCGGCCAGATTCGAGGTGGCATTGGCCGGGCCGACCACCAGATCCAGGGCGCAGCAGAGGGCCGCAACGTCCTCCAGATCGTTCTTCAGATCGATACCGGGCGGTGACCACAGGTTCAGACCGGCCGCACGCGCCTGCTCCAGTTCGGCCGAGCAGTCGCCGTACTGCAGATTGACGAAAGTCACCCCCGGCGTCTCCAGTACCGGACGCCACAGTTCGAAGGGCGAGAAATAGCGACGGCGCGACCCGTCCAGTTTCAGGCTCTTCCACAGCACACCGACCTTCGGCTGCGGGCCAAGCTCGGTCAGGACGCTCTTCCAGTGGGCAATGCGACCCGGGTCGGGCGTCAGAAAGGCCTGCCTGTCGGGAAAACGGTCCGGCGACGAGCGAACGTGGCCGAACAGGCTGCCGATCGGTGCCCACAGGTCCACCTCTCCGACCTCCGCAAGGTCGGCAGCGCGGGTCAGGCGACCCTCCTGTCGCACGGTAGCGTGCCGAACGACATCGGCACGCGGAAAGCTGCGCCGGAACAGGGGAACCAGCCGGTGCTCGACCGCGATCACAACCCGGCCTTCAGGTCCTACGGCGTCGATCAAATCGGGCAGGGCGTTCGCGAACAGCACCTCATCGCCCAGCCCCTGTTCGCCGAAGACGAGCAGACGTTGGCCGGTCAGGTCCTGACCGGGGGTCCAGGCCGGGGCCGTGGACAGAAAGCGGACGGCGTCGCGCAGATGAGGTGACAGCCGGGCCTGATAGTCGACGAAGCCCTGCACCAGGTCGCCGACCATGAAGCGGGTCAGGGCCAGGGCCATCCGCATGGTCTCGATCTCGAAGGGTTCATCGACCTGGGTCATGGCCTGTTCGATGTCGGCGATGGCCGAATGCGGA
The genomic region above belongs to Brevundimonas vitisensis and contains:
- the radA gene encoding DNA repair protein RadA; protein product: MAKDSTIYVCQSCGAVHGKWSGQCGACGQWNTIVAEAQSAPPGAMKAVSTSRTRGVQFESLESDTPEPPRIVTGVAEFDRVCGGGVVPGSAILLSGDPGVGKSTLLLDVCGRAAMNGARVAYISGEEAVEQIRSRAKRMGLEKAPVNLAAATALRDILATLKREPFDIVVVDSIQTLWSDVHEAGPGSITQVRACAGEMVRLAKSQGVAVILVGHVTKDGQVAGPRVVEHMVDAVLSFEGERGYPFRILRAGKNRFGATDEIGVFEMGDAGLREVSNPSALFLGEGKDRAPGAAVFAGIEGSRPVLVEMQALVSKSAYGTPRRAVVGWDTGRLNMVLAVLEARCGFGFGDQDVYLNVAGGLRINEPAADLAAAAALISSATDKPLPQGCVVFGEISLSGEVRAVGRAEARLREASKLGFDRALCPQLAVKDQGVTTTPVSRLTEAVDRISQSRYGK
- a CDS encoding tetratricopeptide repeat protein, with translation MTDAAPTELRPPTSLGDAAGDSASPAAVSRLSRALAAPPKGAKTARKVLDLLKASVAALRQRDYQKGSRLALEALKLDDRSGMAWHVLAICREKAGDVGQAITAYEAALKLLPTETAVTHDLGRLAQRLGHFEIAEKLLRKYLEAEPLHVEANNNLACVLRDQGRYGDAIDTLKAIIAVKPAHALLWNSIGTVLSDQGEMAQSIIFFDEALRLDPAFAKARYNRANARMALGDPHSAIADIEQAMTQVDEPFEIETMRMALALTRFMVGDLVQGFVDYQARLSPHLRDAVRFLSTAPAWTPGQDLTGQRLLVFGEQGLGDEVLFANALPDLIDAVGPEGRVVIAVEHRLVPLFRRSFPRADVVRHATVRQEGRLTRAADLAEVGEVDLWAPIGSLFGHVRSSPDRFPDRQAFLTPDPGRIAHWKSVLTELGPQPKVGVLWKSLKLDGSRRRYFSPFELWRPVLETPGVTFVNLQYGDCSAELEQARAAGLNLWSPPGIDLKNDLEDVAALCCALDLVVGPANATSNLAAASGAVWWAITTPDAWTRFGTDRYPCYPGTRAFPIEGFGEWGPVMDRLASALSEWRDNQA